A window from Chryseobacterium vaccae encodes these proteins:
- a CDS encoding SPFH domain-containing protein yields MSLYLAPIIFFGLIILFASFFVVKQETAAIIERFGKFQTVRHSGLHLKIPVIDQIAKRLNLRIQQLDVMIDTKTLDNVFIKMKISVQYQVIRNQVGDAYYRLENPENQITSFVFDVVRAEVPKLKLDDVFVRKDDIAVAVKSELQEAMNSYGYDIIKALVTDIDPDEQVKHAMNRINAAEREKTAAEYESEAQRIRIVAVAKAEAESKKLQGQGIADQRREIAKGLEESVRMLNNVDINSHEASALIVVTQHYDTLHAVGASNRSNLVLLPNSPTAASNMLNDLVVAMTTANTVGEATKGKYPEPPQKNS; encoded by the coding sequence ATGAGTCTTTATTTAGCACCCATTATTTTTTTCGGACTGATTATTTTATTTGCTTCATTTTTTGTGGTTAAACAGGAAACAGCGGCTATTATTGAGCGTTTCGGAAAATTTCAGACTGTGAGACATTCCGGGCTGCATCTTAAAATTCCGGTTATTGACCAGATCGCCAAAAGACTGAATTTGAGAATTCAGCAACTGGATGTTATGATCGATACCAAAACACTGGATAACGTATTCATCAAAATGAAAATATCGGTTCAGTACCAGGTGATCAGGAATCAGGTAGGAGACGCCTATTACCGTCTGGAAAACCCGGAAAATCAGATTACCTCTTTTGTATTTGACGTTGTTCGGGCTGAAGTTCCCAAGCTAAAGCTGGATGATGTTTTTGTAAGAAAAGATGACATTGCAGTAGCGGTAAAAAGTGAACTTCAGGAAGCAATGAACAGTTACGGATATGATATTATTAAAGCTCTGGTAACCGATATTGATCCGGATGAACAGGTAAAACATGCCATGAACAGGATCAATGCAGCAGAAAGAGAAAAAACAGCAGCAGAGTATGAGTCTGAAGCTCAAAGAATAAGAATTGTAGCGGTAGCCAAAGCAGAAGCTGAATCTAAAAAACTTCAGGGGCAGGGGATTGCAGATCAAAGAAGAGAAATTGCTAAAGGTCTTGAGGAATCTGTGCGGATGTTGAATAACGTAGATATCAATTCTCATGAAGCATCTGCTCTGATCGTCGTTACACAGCACTACGATACCTTACATGCCGTAGGAGCAAGTAACCGGAGTAATCTTGTCCTTCTTCCGAATTCACCAACTGCGGCAAGCAATATGCTGAACGATCTGGTAGTGGCGATGACTACTGCCAATACCGTAGGAGAAGCCACTAAAGGAAAATATCCGGAACCACCTCAGAAAAACTCTTAA
- a CDS encoding sensor histidine kinase: MKLSNYRFKETLVMDFLTEGRFRLSRHLLFLIFFFLLLYSARFWHWYSGIYQYYILFFVYIMLITMVYINIYVLVPRFFFRARYITYLILLVLMGVIGLNLIGYGFKTLFSDFRIVNIKTEGEKGSIYEGVLMCVPIILTTTTVKLLQKWIHDNKRIMELSNLTLQMELNELRNQINPHFLFNMLNNVKALTRTDPEKASTVIVKLSEFLRYQLYENSEEKTLLTSEIDFLSNFLTLEKIRRENFSFDIEADTENKASKSVFIPPNLFTTFVENAVKHSADISGKDSYIRIIIRVENKELFFTCINSRDPKFIISNEKYSGLGLANIKRRLELLYGSTFDLKIASGEKEYTVNLKIPV, from the coding sequence ATGAAATTAAGCAACTACAGATTCAAAGAAACACTTGTTATGGATTTTCTGACAGAAGGCCGGTTCAGACTTTCCAGACACCTGTTGTTTTTAATTTTCTTTTTTCTCCTGTTGTACAGTGCCAGGTTCTGGCATTGGTATTCTGGTATATATCAGTATTATATTCTCTTTTTTGTATATATAATGTTGATTACGATGGTTTACATTAATATTTATGTCCTTGTGCCCAGGTTCTTTTTCAGAGCAAGATATATTACCTATCTTATATTGCTGGTTTTAATGGGAGTGATTGGGCTAAACCTGATCGGATATGGATTTAAAACCCTGTTTTCCGATTTTAGGATTGTCAACATAAAAACAGAAGGTGAAAAGGGCAGTATCTATGAAGGTGTTCTGATGTGTGTACCCATCATTCTGACCACAACAACCGTAAAGCTTCTGCAAAAATGGATTCATGATAATAAAAGAATTATGGAACTCAGCAACCTTACCCTTCAGATGGAACTGAATGAACTCCGGAATCAGATTAATCCGCATTTTCTTTTTAATATGCTGAATAATGTGAAAGCACTGACCCGGACAGATCCGGAAAAAGCATCCACGGTGATCGTCAAACTCTCGGAATTCCTTAGGTATCAGCTTTATGAAAACAGTGAAGAAAAAACTTTGCTGACCTCAGAAATTGATTTCCTTTCCAATTTTCTTACTCTGGAAAAGATAAGAAGAGAGAATTTTTCCTTTGATATTGAAGCTGATACAGAAAACAAGGCTTCGAAAAGTGTTTTTATTCCTCCTAATTTATTCACTACTTTTGTTGAAAATGCTGTAAAACACAGTGCAGACATCAGTGGAAAAGATTCTTATATCAGGATCATCATCAGGGTTGAAAATAAAGAATTATTCTTTACATGTATTAATTCCAGGGATCCTAAATTCATCATATCCAACGAAAAGTACAGCGGACTGGGGCTTGCCAATATTAAAAGAAGACTGGAGCTGTTATATGGCAGTACATTTGATCTGAAGATTGCTTCCGGAGAAAAAGAATATACCGTAAATTTAAAAATTCCTGTATGA
- a CDS encoding APC family permease: protein MNQLFRRKIYSDTDTSTGLLRVLGVWDIVFFGIAAIIGAGSFSSLGEAVFRGGPGVILLYLICGFACGFTALCYAEFASRIPTAGSAYTYAYASFGELIAWIIGWALIMEYSFGNIYVAFSWSDYFTSFLERLGMHIPDYLTCSYTEARKAFQNGSENKELLNAWKSAPLIGSLKFIVDIPALVINGLITWLCYVGVKESKNFNNSLVILKLAVIVLVILVGCAYVNSENWTPVSPVTGTPSFMPNGFAGVMSAVSGVFFAYIGFDALSVLSEETKDPQKTLPKGMIISLVLCTFIYIALTLVLTGMVDYRKFDGVGDPLSFIFEKTNANVAWMELVVSFVAIVAITTVLLVFQMGQPRIWYAMSRDGLMPQRFQKVHPKYKTPSYATIVTGIVVGIPILFTDKTFILDFTSIGTIFAFVLVCAGVLLLPAKEKIKGRFHLPYVNGKIIFPVIFIGGLAAFYYWQPEFFDNLMNWKDPKEGEFRASIFFFILINLVLCIVTFIKNLSLIPLIGLSSCLYLLTGMSHDNWFWFGLWFAIGMVIYFGYGYRNSKLRKEIK from the coding sequence ATGAATCAACTTTTTAGAAGAAAAATCTACTCAGATACGGACACCTCAACGGGTCTCTTAAGGGTATTGGGAGTATGGGACATTGTATTTTTTGGTATTGCGGCCATCATAGGTGCAGGAAGTTTCAGCAGCTTAGGTGAAGCCGTTTTCAGAGGAGGTCCCGGTGTTATCCTTCTATATTTGATATGTGGATTTGCCTGCGGATTTACAGCGTTATGTTATGCTGAATTTGCCAGCAGAATCCCTACGGCCGGCTCAGCGTACACCTATGCTTATGCCAGTTTCGGGGAGCTTATTGCCTGGATTATCGGCTGGGCACTGATCATGGAATATTCTTTCGGCAATATTTACGTGGCCTTTTCATGGTCTGATTATTTCACCAGCTTTTTAGAGCGTCTCGGAATGCACATTCCTGATTATCTTACCTGCAGTTATACTGAAGCCCGGAAAGCTTTCCAAAACGGTTCTGAAAATAAAGAGTTACTCAATGCATGGAAAAGCGCTCCGCTAATCGGAAGCCTGAAGTTTATCGTAGACATTCCGGCTTTGGTCATTAATGGCTTGATTACTTGGCTTTGCTATGTTGGTGTAAAAGAAAGTAAGAATTTCAACAACTCTCTTGTGATCTTAAAACTGGCTGTTATTGTACTGGTAATACTTGTTGGTTGTGCATATGTAAATAGCGAAAACTGGACTCCAGTCAGCCCGGTAACAGGAACACCATCCTTTATGCCTAATGGTTTTGCCGGAGTAATGAGTGCTGTTTCGGGGGTATTTTTTGCCTACATTGGCTTTGATGCTTTAAGTGTACTGTCTGAAGAAACCAAAGATCCGCAGAAAACCTTACCTAAAGGAATGATCATCTCTCTTGTTCTGTGTACTTTTATCTATATCGCCCTGACCCTTGTTCTTACAGGAATGGTAGATTACAGGAAGTTTGACGGAGTTGGAGATCCTCTTTCTTTTATATTTGAAAAAACCAATGCCAATGTAGCATGGATGGAACTTGTTGTTTCTTTTGTGGCTATCGTTGCTATTACCACTGTACTTTTGGTGTTCCAGATGGGGCAGCCGAGAATCTGGTATGCGATGAGCCGTGACGGACTGATGCCTCAGAGATTTCAGAAAGTACATCCTAAATATAAAACACCTTCTTACGCCACTATTGTAACAGGAATTGTAGTAGGAATCCCTATTTTATTTACCGATAAAACTTTCATCCTGGATTTCACCAGTATAGGAACGATATTCGCATTTGTATTAGTTTGTGCAGGAGTATTGCTTCTTCCGGCCAAAGAAAAAATTAAAGGAAGATTTCACCTTCCGTATGTAAACGGAAAGATTATTTTCCCTGTCATTTTCATTGGTGGATTAGCCGCTTTCTATTACTGGCAGCCGGAGTTTTTCGATAACCTTATGAACTGGAAAGATCCCAAAGAAGGTGAATTCAGAGCTTCGATCTTCTTCTTTATCCTGATCAACCTTGTTTTGTGTATTGTTACATTTATCAAGAATCTGTCTCTGATCCCGCTGATCGGCTTAAGCTCATGTCTTTATCTTCTTACCGGAATGAGCCACGACAACTGGTTCTGGTTCGGATTATGGTTTGCCATAGGAATGGTAATTTACTTCGGCTATGGCTACAGAAACAGTAAGCTTCGAAAAGAAATAAAATAA
- a CDS encoding DUF6268 family outer membrane beta-barrel protein: MGTSLNYRYTSMNTEHPVEPGAGKQEKNFHYHTEAVNFNYFSRLFNKTAIYTASVSVDGSNQHFERARGTVTASVILKATPKTKMIIGIAGFIDPSAQIPVLPIFTYENKFNNGWVLDILLPKKMLIRKDIFANGRISLGTEMDNTNFYLYRNNRTYEFRQVEINSGAMYEHNLGGNFVGILKTGIRAVPRARVFDKEESFKDYIFEAKYQPSFYLDVGISYNPFGKPRTK, from the coding sequence CTGGGTACCTCTCTCAATTACCGCTACACCTCAATGAATACGGAACATCCTGTAGAGCCCGGAGCCGGAAAACAGGAAAAAAACTTTCATTATCATACTGAGGCAGTGAATTTTAATTATTTTTCAAGGTTATTTAATAAAACAGCCATTTATACGGCTTCAGTTTCTGTAGATGGAAGTAATCAGCATTTTGAAAGAGCCCGGGGAACAGTAACAGCTTCAGTGATTTTGAAAGCAACACCAAAAACAAAAATGATTATCGGTATTGCCGGTTTTATTGATCCCAGTGCACAGATTCCGGTGCTCCCCATCTTTACTTATGAAAACAAATTTAATAACGGATGGGTTCTCGATATTCTTCTTCCGAAAAAAATGCTGATCCGAAAAGATATTTTCGCCAATGGAAGGATCTCCCTGGGAACAGAAATGGACAATACTAATTTTTACCTGTACCGCAATAACAGGACTTACGAATTTCGGCAGGTTGAGATCAATTCGGGAGCGATGTATGAACATAACCTTGGTGGAAACTTTGTAGGAATTTTAAAAACAGGAATCAGGGCTGTCCCGCGAGCAAGAGTTTTTGACAAAGAGGAATCTTTTAAAGACTATATTTTTGAAGCGAAATATCAGCCGTCATTTTACCTCGATGTCGGAATTTCCTATAATCCATTTGGAAAACCTCGGACAAAGTAA
- a CDS encoding lipocalin-like domain-containing protein, translating into MRNRIGAGILFFTAVFLCNAQKIKKEDVIGFWKLKEAGFYEEGKKVVKDFDDCRLMRNYSIREDGFAVYNRIEGSSGNCTPTEPRLSFWKITENRIQFYVGDQVLEESVVTLNKDKTITLSSYIPEHIKVAGDTLAEKVINTVHYDILEKQY; encoded by the coding sequence ATGAGGAATAGAATTGGAGCAGGTATATTGTTTTTTACAGCGGTTTTTCTGTGTAATGCACAAAAAATAAAAAAAGAGGATGTTATCGGATTCTGGAAACTGAAAGAGGCCGGATTTTATGAAGAGGGTAAAAAAGTGGTGAAAGATTTTGATGATTGCCGTTTGATGAGGAATTATTCCATCAGAGAAGACGGGTTTGCAGTTTATAACCGTATAGAAGGAAGTTCCGGGAATTGTACACCAACTGAGCCAAGACTTTCTTTCTGGAAAATAACTGAAAACAGGATTCAGTTTTATGTGGGAGATCAGGTTCTGGAAGAGTCTGTTGTTACTTTAAATAAAGATAAAACGATTACATTATCCTCCTATATCCCTGAGCATATTAAAGTTGCTGGAGATACCTTAGCAGAAAAAGTAATCAATACTGTTCATTATGATATTCTTGAAAAGCAATATTAA
- a CDS encoding DUF962 domain-containing protein, with protein sequence MSERIKTYREFYQFYLTEHRKMGTRIFHFIGTLLIFVVIWYVISSGKERFLWYIPIFGYGFAWFSHAVIEKNKPATFRYPLWSLISDFRLFFELLIGKQKFTGIEAKPKESTKL encoded by the coding sequence ATGTCAGAAAGAATAAAAACTTACAGAGAATTTTATCAGTTCTATCTTACTGAGCACAGGAAAATGGGAACCCGAATTTTTCACTTTATCGGAACCCTGCTTATCTTTGTGGTCATCTGGTATGTCATCAGCTCCGGAAAAGAACGATTTTTATGGTACATTCCGATCTTTGGATACGGTTTTGCATGGTTCAGTCATGCTGTTATTGAAAAAAATAAACCGGCTACTTTCAGATATCCTTTATGGTCCTTAATCTCGGATTTCAGGCTATTTTTTGAATTATTGATTGGAAAACAGAAGTTCACAGGTATTGAAGCCAAACCGAAAGAATCCACCAAATTATAA
- a CDS encoding DNA-formamidopyrimidine glycosylase family protein, with product MPEGPSILIMKESLQYFVGKTVTEASGNAQFDKDPLIDQILLDIRTFGKQTYLIFRKHAIRIHLLMFGSYSTDEQTKPDKSLRLSLHFQSESMYFYTCSVKLVDSEFLSSIDWEADVMSDLWNPEKAEQKLKAKPGMMVCDALMNQDIFSGVGNIIKNEVLFRIGVQPESLVGKLPAKKRKDLIAEARNYSFDFLEWKKEFVLKKHWLVHTKTICPKCGLKLIKKQTGLGKRRSFYCEKDQKLYS from the coding sequence ATGCCTGAAGGTCCATCCATACTCATCATGAAAGAAAGCCTGCAGTATTTTGTCGGGAAAACCGTGACAGAAGCTTCGGGTAACGCTCAATTCGACAAAGATCCTCTGATTGATCAGATTCTTTTGGACATCCGTACTTTCGGGAAGCAGACCTACCTTATATTCAGGAAACATGCAATCCGGATTCATTTGCTGATGTTTGGTTCCTATAGTACTGATGAACAGACCAAACCGGATAAAAGCCTCCGTTTATCACTGCACTTTCAGTCAGAAAGCATGTATTTTTACACCTGCTCTGTAAAACTTGTTGACTCTGAATTTCTGTCTTCTATTGACTGGGAAGCTGATGTTATGAGCGATCTGTGGAACCCTGAAAAAGCGGAGCAGAAACTGAAAGCAAAACCGGGAATGATGGTTTGCGATGCTTTAATGAATCAGGATATTTTTTCCGGAGTAGGAAATATCATCAAAAATGAAGTTCTTTTCAGAATCGGAGTACAACCGGAAAGCCTTGTAGGAAAACTGCCGGCTAAAAAACGGAAAGACCTTATTGCTGAAGCCCGAAACTACAGTTTTGATTTTCTGGAATGGAAAAAGGAATTTGTTTTAAAAAAGCACTGGCTGGTCCACACGAAAACAATCTGTCCGAAATGTGGACTGAAACTGATTAAAAAGCAAACAGGCTTAGGAAAACGAAGAAGCTTTTACTGCGAAAAAGACCAAAAGCTTTATTCCTGA
- the dgt gene encoding dGTP triphosphohydrolase yields MNLNQIFTNQRTGNNPHTKASRTDFQRDFDRIIFSSAFRRLQNKTQVFPLPGSVFVHNRLTHSLEVSSVGRSLGSIIGEFISETYKNELTEDSRNFYLHNLGNVIAAACLCHDVGNPAFGHSGEDAIASYFERNEKDLKPKFNEKEWADLVNFEGNANAIRVLAQRQQGKDEGGIQLTFSTLASIAKYPCEAVAKKKGIIHRKKFGFFQNEKDLFLEIAKGTSLITESSEPYIFKRHPFVWLVEAADDICYNIIDMEDAHRLGIVSTADCENLFFELVKSESNDMGRVKNKLASISNENEKISYLRAKAINALINKSLEIYRNNFETILEGNLDKALLDVYKADNRALHDIESFSIEKIYNHKAVVEIENAGYNVMYELLDHFIPSILKPEDERKSYDKKALKLLPRQFVYEEGTDYQKVLGVIDFVSGMTDNFATDLYRKIKGIDIGMTV; encoded by the coding sequence ATGAACTTAAACCAGATTTTTACCAATCAGCGTACAGGGAACAATCCACATACTAAAGCTTCAAGAACTGATTTTCAGAGAGATTTCGACCGAATTATTTTCTCTTCCGCTTTCAGAAGATTACAGAATAAAACCCAGGTTTTTCCTCTTCCCGGAAGTGTTTTTGTACACAACCGGCTGACTCACTCGTTAGAAGTATCATCGGTAGGAAGAAGTTTAGGAAGCATCATCGGAGAATTTATTTCCGAAACCTATAAAAATGAGTTGACAGAAGATTCCAGAAATTTCTATCTTCATAATTTAGGAAATGTAATTGCGGCGGCCTGTTTATGTCATGATGTGGGAAACCCTGCTTTCGGACATTCGGGAGAAGATGCCATTGCGAGCTATTTTGAAAGAAATGAAAAAGACCTGAAACCGAAATTCAATGAAAAAGAATGGGCTGATCTGGTGAATTTTGAAGGAAATGCCAATGCCATAAGAGTGTTGGCACAACGCCAGCAGGGAAAAGATGAAGGCGGGATTCAGCTTACATTTTCTACCTTAGCCAGCATTGCAAAATATCCCTGTGAAGCGGTGGCTAAGAAAAAAGGAATTATACACCGGAAAAAATTTGGGTTCTTCCAGAATGAGAAAGATCTGTTTTTAGAGATTGCCAAGGGTACGAGTCTGATTACAGAAAGTTCGGAACCATATATTTTCAAAAGACACCCGTTTGTATGGCTGGTAGAAGCTGCAGATGATATTTGCTATAATATTATTGATATGGAAGATGCCCACAGGCTGGGAATTGTATCAACCGCCGACTGTGAAAACCTGTTTTTCGAATTGGTGAAATCAGAAAGCAATGATATGGGCCGGGTGAAAAACAAGCTGGCTTCCATCTCCAATGAAAATGAGAAGATCTCTTACCTGAGAGCGAAAGCCATTAATGCTTTAATCAATAAATCGCTTGAGATTTACAGGAATAATTTCGAAACCATTCTTGAAGGAAACCTGGATAAAGCCCTTCTGGATGTTTACAAAGCTGACAACAGGGCACTGCACGATATTGAATCTTTCTCCATTGAAAAGATCTATAACCACAAAGCGGTCGTAGAGATTGAAAATGCCGGTTACAACGTAATGTATGAGCTTCTCGATCATTTTATTCCATCCATTCTGAAACCGGAAGATGAAAGAAAATCCTATGATAAAAAAGCCCTGAAACTCCTTCCGAGACAATTTGTGTATGAAGAAGGAACCGATTACCAGAAAGTTCTTGGAGTAATTGATTTTGTTTCAGGAATGACCGATAATTTTGCCACCGACCTTTACAGAAAAATCAAAGGGATTGATATCGGAATGACCGTTTAG
- a CDS encoding DUF4377 domain-containing protein, with translation MKSITTILKGAVPALALFTVTQCTTANAAGADEKTFIVGPETADCTGVAPMKCLQVKEKASENWTNFYTNIEGFTYEPGYEYVLKVKTEKIANPPADGSSIKYTLVKQVSKTKKNTANAGEKTLIVGAQTVDCSAGAGRMKCMQVKESASESWTNFYSQIEGFTYEPGYEYVLKVKTEKIANPPADASSIKYTLIEQVSKTKK, from the coding sequence ATGAAAAGTATCACAACCATTCTAAAAGGAGCTGTTCCTGCACTAGCATTATTCACCGTAACGCAATGTACAACAGCCAATGCAGCAGGAGCCGATGAAAAAACATTCATTGTAGGACCGGAAACTGCCGATTGTACCGGAGTAGCTCCAATGAAATGTCTTCAGGTAAAAGAAAAAGCTTCAGAAAACTGGACTAACTTCTACACCAACATTGAAGGATTCACCTACGAACCTGGATATGAATACGTTCTGAAAGTGAAGACAGAGAAAATCGCCAATCCTCCGGCTGACGGATCCTCTATAAAATATACATTGGTAAAACAAGTTTCCAAAACGAAGAAAAATACAGCCAATGCCGGTGAAAAAACCTTAATCGTAGGAGCTCAAACTGTAGACTGCTCTGCCGGGGCAGGACGTATGAAATGCATGCAGGTAAAAGAGAGTGCTTCAGAAAGCTGGACTAATTTCTACTCTCAGATTGAAGGATTCACTTACGAGCCTGGATATGAATATGTTCTGAAAGTGAAAACAGAGAAAATTGCCAATCCTCCGGCTGATGCTTCTTCTATAAAATATACCCTGATAGAACAGGTTTCTAAAACTAAAAAATAA
- a CDS encoding LytR/AlgR family response regulator transcription factor encodes MNCIIVDDEPLARAEMRSLINEISKIEILGEFSNAPAALDFLKTNDTDLIFLDIEMPMVTGLEFAEMLPEGTLVIFTTAYSQYALKSYELEAVDYLLKPVDPKRLEKAIGKAILYSELLSKNTIKNTVESNTEDFLFIKADRRFYKISFSDVKFIEGLKDYVVIHTRQQKLITAMNLKTIHQKISCEAFLRVSKSYVVNVDFIDSFDNHNIYIDESEIPIGEVYRSEFFTKYAGGFLSSD; translated from the coding sequence ATGAACTGTATTATAGTAGATGATGAACCACTGGCAAGAGCAGAAATGCGCTCATTGATCAACGAAATTTCAAAAATTGAGATTCTTGGAGAGTTTTCTAATGCCCCGGCTGCACTGGATTTTCTTAAAACCAATGATACCGATCTTATTTTTCTGGATATTGAAATGCCAATGGTTACCGGACTTGAGTTTGCAGAAATGCTGCCGGAAGGAACACTGGTTATTTTCACAACAGCGTATTCCCAATATGCTCTCAAAAGTTACGAGCTGGAAGCGGTAGACTATCTTCTGAAGCCTGTTGATCCTAAACGACTTGAAAAAGCAATAGGGAAAGCTATTTTGTACAGCGAACTTTTATCTAAAAATACCATAAAAAATACGGTAGAATCCAATACGGAAGACTTTCTGTTCATTAAGGCAGACCGGAGATTTTATAAAATTAGTTTTTCGGATGTTAAATTTATTGAGGGATTGAAAGACTATGTTGTGATTCATACCCGCCAGCAGAAGCTTATCACGGCCATGAACCTGAAAACCATCCATCAGAAAATTTCATGTGAAGCTTTTTTAAGGGTCAGCAAATCTTATGTGGTGAATGTTGATTTCATTGATTCATTTGATAACCATAATATCTATATTGATGAATCTGAAATTCCGATAGGAGAGGTCTACAGATCAGAGTTCTTTACAAAATATGCAGGTGGGTTCCTGAGTTCTGACTAG